Genomic window (Candidatus Dependentiae bacterium):
CTGGAACTTTTTTCTTAGTGTTTTTATTTGCAATGTATTTTGGTTTAATTGATATTTTGATTAGTTTATGCTTAACTAAATTATTACTTTTTTTTGTTTAGCTAGATTGATTTTATTTTTATGGTAGGTCTTTT
Coding sequences:
- the secE gene encoding preprotein translocase subunit SecE, coding for MINDLSVFFKETYQELLKIIWPNSREFFINSTGTFFLVFLFAMYFGLIDILISLCLTKLLLFFV